A window of Variovorax sp. HW608 genomic DNA:
TGCATCCCCGAATGCCCGGTCAACGCGATCTACGCCGAGGAAGACCTCCCGGCCGACCAGCTCGCCTTCATCAAGCTCAATGCCGAACTGGCCGTGGCCGACGGCTGGAAGAGCATCACCAAGCGCAAGCCGGCGCTGCCCGACGCTGAAGAGTGGAAGGACAAGACCGGCAAGATCTCGGAGCTGGTGCGCTGAGCACGACACCCGCCCCGATCGAAACCGACGCGCTGATCATCGGCGCCGGCCCGGTCGGGCTGTTCCAGGCCTTCCAGCTCGGCCTGCTCGAAATCTCCAGCCATATCGTCGACGCACTGCCCCGCGCTGGCGGACAGTGCGTCGAGCTGTATGGCGACAAGCCGATCTACGACATTCCCGGCAGGCCGAAGACCACCGGCCGCGGCCTCGTGGAATCGTTGTTGCAGCAGATCGCGCCCTTCAAACCGCGATTCCACCTCGGAGAGCAGGTCGCAACCCTGGTGCGGCAGGCCGACGGCCGATTGCTGCTGACGACGCACCGCGGCACGGCGTTCCTGGCCAGGACGGTGTTCATCGCGGCCGGCGTCGGCGCCTTCGTGCCCAAGCGGATCGCCATCGACGGCATCGAGCGGCTGGACGGGACGAAGCTCTTCTACCACCCCGACCTCGATGCGCTCGGCCGCTTCGCCGGCCAGACGGTCGTGGTCAACGGCGGTGACGATGCGGCGGTCGACACCGCGCTGGCGCTCGCGCCGATCGCGAAGCAGGTCACGCTCGTGCACCGGCGCGATGTCTTCCAGGCCGATGACGACGCCACCCTCGCCACGCTGCGCCAGCGCATCGCCGAGGGGGCCATCCGGCTCGCCATCGGCCAGCCCTGCGCCTTCGACGATACGGGGCTGACGCTGGTCACGCAGGAGGCGCAGAACCTCGTGCTGCCCTTCGATGCGCTCATCGGGTGCCTCGGCATTTCCCCGCGCCTCGGGCCGATCGCCAACTGGGGCCTGGAACTGGTGCGCAAGCAGATCCCCGTCGATACCGAAAAGTACGAGACCCGCGAGCGCGGCATCTTTGCGGTCGGCGACATCAACACCTACCCGGGCAAGGTCAAGCTCATCGTCTGCGGCTTCCACGAAGCCACGCTGGCCGCGTGGGGCGCGACGGCCGTCGTCTTTCCCGACAAGTCGATCCCGCTGCAGTACACGACCACGAGCACCCGCCTGCACGAGCTGCTCGGCGTGAAGCACTGATGGCGCTCGCCGAGTCGATCGCGGTCGGCGGTTCATGGCTCTGCGTCGCCGTGATGGGCTGGGTGGCATGGCGGCACCCTGCGCAGCGCGCCTACGTCATGGCCACCCTCTGCGCCGCAGCCGTGGCGTCCGTCCTGGCGCACTCGCCGCGCACGCATGCCTGCGTCATGTTCACCATCGCGCTGATCTTCTGCATGCGCCCGGCGCTGCGCGTCGCGGGCATCGTCCTGCTGGCGATCGGGCTGGTGACGGGATGGGCGCGCATCTACGTCGGCGTGCACTACCCGTTCGACGTCGTGGCCGGCTTCCTCCTGGCGGCGGCGCTCGCCGGTGTGTTCTGGCTGCTCCTGAAGTTCAAGGAGCGCGTGATCGTGCCGATGATCGGGCGTGACGACGCCAAGTCCGCCAGCCGCCACAGGCCTACAATCCATCCTGCTTCGCCAGACTGAAGCAACGCTGGGGGTGCCGGCCCGCCGTTTCACAAACGGTGAGTCGGCTGAGAGAGTCCCTTTGAACCTGACTGAGGTAATCCTCGCGCAGGGAAGCTGGTCCGGCGGCCGCACGTTTTCTCACGTGCCGGAACCGTCGCCGTGGCCTCGCCCACCTGCCAAACAATTTGCACTGGAGCAAATGGATGGCAAACACCAACAGCACCGAGGCGCCTTTCGGCGCCAATGAGGCGCTCACGCCGCTTCGCGAGGCCGGGCGCGTTTTCCGTTGGCACGACCACATGGCACTGTGGTTCAGCCTCGGCGTCGGCCTCCTGGTCATGCAGGTCGGCGCATTCCTCGTTCCTGCGGTCGGCACGCGCGATGCGGCGCTGGCGATCGTGCTGGGCTCGTGCATCGGCGCGGGCCTGCTGGCCTGGACGGCCCGCATCGGCTGCGAAAGCGGGCTGGCGAGCGCTGGCCTCATGCATGCCACCTATGGGAGCGCATTCGCCCGGTTGCCCGTGATCCTGAACATCGTGCAGCTGATCGGCTGGACCACCTTCGAGATCGTGATCATGCGCGAGGGCACGCAGGCCATCGGCAAGCAGGCGTTCGGCTGGTCACTGGACGGCGCCGCGGGCACGGTCGTCACCACGCTGATCTGGGGTGCGGTCCTGCTCGCCCTGCTTGCGGGCTCGATGGTGAGGCTGGTGCGGCGCTTCGTCAGCCGCTTCGGATTGCCGCTGGTGATCCTGTCGCTGGTGTGGCTGAGCTGGCAGTTCGCCGCCCGGCTTCATGCCAAGGGCTTCGAGGCGTTCTGGTCGCGGCCCGGCGACGCAAGCATGGGCATGTTCGGCGCGCTCGATCTGGTGATCGCGATGCCCGTGTCCTGGCTGCCGCTGGTGGCCGACTACGCCCGCCATGGCAAGCGCAGCACCGGCGGCCTGGGCGGCGCATTCAGCGGCACCTGGCTCGGCTACACGGTGGCGAACATCTGGTGCTATGCGCTCGGCGTGATGGTCGTCAGCGTGGCGGAGCCGGGCACCGACATGCTCGCCGCATTGCTGCTGGCGCAGGGCGGCCTGGTGGCGCTGGGGCTGATCCTCGTCGACGAGCTGGACAACGCCTACGGCGACGTCTATTCGGGCTCCGTCTGTTCGCACAGCCTGTTCCCGCAATGGAGCATCCGCCGCTGGGGCCTGATGCTCGCGGCGATGTGCATCGCCCTGGCGCTGGTGCTGCCGATGCACTCGCTGGAGCCCTTCCTGCTGCTCCTGAGCTCGGTCTTCGTGCCGCTCTACGGCGTGATCCTCGGGCGCCTCGGCGTCGGCGTGAGCGTCAGTGCGATCGATGCGCGCCGCGTGGACATCCTGGCGGCGGCGATCTGGATCGGCGGCATCGCGATCTATCACGCGTGCGCCGCGTGGGCGCCCCAGTGGGGCTCCGCGCTGCCGACGCTCGCGGTCACCTTCGTGCTGGCCTGGATCACGCGCCCGTCGACGGCAGGCGGAACGTCGGCACTGGCGCAAACCCGTGGTTGAGAGGGCCATGTCCGCTTCCGACCTTGACGTCCGCACCCGCCTCGATGGCGGCGACGACGTAGTTGCGCGAACGTTCGACCGCCTGCGCCAGGTCATAGCCGAGCGCCAGATGCGACGCGATGGCGGAAGACAAGGTGCAGCCGGTGCCGTGCAGATTGCGGCTCGCGATGCGCGCCGAAGCCAGCTGCAGCCGATCGCCGTTGGCCTGCGCGAGCAGATCGACCACGTCCTCCCCGGGCAGATGACCGCCCTTGAGCAGAACGGCGCTTGCGCCGAGGGCGAGCAGTTCGCTCGCCGCATCGTCCAGCGCATCGGCGCCGTCGATCGCATGGCCGATCAGGAGCGCGGCCTCGTCGAGGTTGGGCGTGACCACCGCCGCGCGCGGGAACAGTTCGCGCACCAGCACCTGCACCGTTTCGGCGGCGATGAGCCGGTCGCCGCTCGTGGCGACCATCACCGGGTCGAGCACCACGTTGGGCAGCTTGTAATGATCGATCGCCCAGGCAACGACTTCGACGATCTCGGGCGCGTGCAGCATGCCGAGCTTGACCGCATCGACGCCGATGTCCTCGACCACGGCCTGGATCTGCGCCTTGAGGAACTCCGGCGGAACGCTGTGGATGCCGGACACGCCCAGCGTGTTCTGCGCGGTCAGCGCCGTGATGGCCGTCATGCCGTAGCAGCCGAGGGCCGCAAAGGTCTTCAGGTCCGCCTGGATGCCGGCGCCACCGCCGCTGTCGGAGCCCGCGATCGAGAGCACACGGGCATAGCGGGAGAATGCATGGGTCATGTTGAAAATTATCGGGCACGCCGTACGTGCCGCGCGAGGGGCAGATGACGAGCCGGACCGATTTTCCTTTCCAGAGCGCTGCGATTCTCGGCGCCGGCCTGATGGGGCGGCTGCTTGCCGTGACGCTCGCACAGGCCGGCTGCCGGGTGGATGTCTACGAGGCCGGCGATCCGGAGGCGAACGGCGCAGCGGCGCGCGTGGCTGCCGCAATGCTGGCGCCTCTGGCCGAGTCCGCAGTGGCACCGCCGTCGGTGGTCCGAATGGGGCACTACGCGCTGTCGCGCTGGCCCGTGCTGATCGCATCGCTTCACAAGCCGGTGTTCTTCCAGCGCGAAGGCACGCTCGTCCTCTGGCATCGCCAGGACGCGTCCGAGGCCGCACGACTGGCGCGCGTGCTCGCGGGCACGACCGACGCCGTCCCCGAACTGCCCGCCATGCAAAGGCTCGACGCAGCCGCCATCGACGCGCTGGAACCCGCGCTGGGCCGCCGGTTCGCGCAAGGCCTCTGGCTGCCGGACGAAGGCCAGCTCGACAACCGCGAGCTGCTCGCGGCGCTGCTCGCCACCTTGCAGGCCATGCCGCAAGTCCGCCTGCATTGGAACTCCCCTCGCGCGCTCGACGCCTTCAGCCCCGGCGAGCCGGGGCAACCCGATCGCGTCATCGACTGCCGTGGCCTCGGCGCGCGCCCGGACTGGAGCACCCTGCGCGGGGTGCGCGGCGAAGTCATCCGCGTGCATGCGCCGGAGGTCCTGCTGCGGCGGCCCACGCGGCTGGTGCATCCGCGCTACCCGATCTACATCGCGCCGAAGCCCGGGAGCGTGTTCGTGATCGGTGCGACCGAGATCGAGTCCGACGACATGTCGCCCGCGAGCGTGCGCTCGACGCTCGAACTGCTGAGCGCGGCCTACGCGGTGCACAGCGGGTTTGCCGAAGCGCGCATCATCGAGATCACGACGCAGTGCCGCCCCACCCTGCCCGACAACCTGCCCGCCATTCGGCAGCCGAGGCCCGGCGTCATGCAGATCAACGGCCTCTACCGGCACGGTTTCATGATTGCGCCGGCGGTGCTCGACGTGGCGGTGGAACTGCTGGCGACCGGGCATTCCACGCTCGCGAGCCGGTTCGAGCTGGCGCCCGGCCTGGAAGAAGCCCTCCGATGAACATCCTGATCAACGACATCCCTCACACGCTGCCGCCGCAAGCGAAGCTCGCCGACGCGCTGCGCCTCGTCAACGCCACGCCGCCTTTCGCCGCGGCGGTGAATCGCCAGTTCGTGCCGCGCTCCAGCTACGAATCGCACGCGCTCAAGACCGACGATCGCATCGAAGTGATCCGCCCCGTCACGGGCGGCTGAAAAAAGCCATGACACATCCCTCCGACAACGACCCGCTCGTCCTCTACGGGCAGCGCTTCCAGAGCCGCCTTCTGCTCGGCACCGCGCGCTATCCCTCGCCCGATGTGCTCGAGGCTGCCGTGCGCCGCGCGAAGCCCGCGATGCTCACCGCCTCGCTGCGCCGCCAGACCGCGACGCCGAAGGGATCGGGCGGCGACAACGGCTTCTGGGAGCTGCTGAAGCGCCTCGACGTGCCGGTCCTCCCCAACACCGCCGGCTGCCACAGCGTGCAGGAAGCGATCGCGACGGCCCAGATGGCGCGCGAGCTTTTCGACACGCCGTGGATCAAGCTCGAACTGATCGGCGACGACTACACCTTGCAGCCGGACACGCTGAACCTCGTCGATGCCGCCTCGCAATTGATCCGTGACGGCTTCCAGGTGCTGCCCTACTGCACCGAGGACCTCGTGCTGTGCCAGCGGCTGGTCGACGTCGGCTGCCAGGCGGTGATGCCCTGGGCGGCGCCGATCGGCACCGGACGCGGCCCGGTCAACCCCTACGCACTGCAGGTGCTGCGCGAGCGACTCGATGTTCCGTTGCTCGTCGATGCGGGACTCGGCCTGCCCTCGCATGCATGCCAGGTCATGGAATGGGGCTACGACGGCGTGCTGCTCAATACCGCCGTCGCGCTCGCGCAGGACCCCGTCGCGATGGCGGGCGCGTTCGCCGACGCCGTGCAGGCCGGCCGCGGCGCGTACCGCGCGGGCGCCATGGCGGCACAGGAATCCGCGCAACCGAGCACGCCGGTGCTGGGCACGCCGTTCTGGCATCACGCCTCCACGCAATGAAGACATCGAACGCGATGACCGCACCCAACACACCCGAGGCGATTGCGCGATCCATCGTCGCGGCGCACGCTTCGCGCTTCGGCAGGACCGACTTCGAGGCCGCCTCTTTCTCATCGGACGATGCGGTCTATCGGGGCGCCAAGCAGGCTTGCGCGAGGCTCGGATTCATCGACGTCGACGCCGAATGCCTCGCTCGTGCATGGCGGGCGCAAACGGTGCGCACCGGATCGTTCGACCCCGGTGCATGGCCCGAGCATCCGGTCGACTTCGGCATGCGGCCGTTTCCTCCGGGTGCCCGTCCCGATGCGTTTCCGTCCTGCCCCGAGAAGCTCGGCCTTTATGCAGTGCTGCCGGACGCGCACTGGGTCGGCCGCATTGCGCGCGCCGGTGTTCCCACCGTTCAACTGCGATTCAAGTCGAACGATGCCGATGCGATTGCGCGCGAAGTGAACGCCGCGGTCCTGGCCGTCCAGGGCACCGGCAGCCTGCTCTTCATCAACGACCACTGGCGCGCAGCGATCGCAGCGCGGGCCTATGGCCTGCACCTCGGCCAGGAAGATCTCGACGCGCTGACCCCGGAGGTGCTGAAGACCCTCCGGGACTCGGGCATCCGCCTCGGCGTCAGCACGCACGGCTACGCCGAAATGGTCCGTGCGGATGCGGTGAGCCCGAGCTACATCGCGATGGGCGCGATCTACCCCACCACGCTCAAGCAGATGGCGACCGCGCCGCAGGGCGTTGCGCGGCTCGCGGCCTATGCCCGCCTGATGCGCGGCTATCCGCAGGTGGGCATCGGCGGCGTCGATGCCGCGCGCATGCCCGAAGTGCTGGCCACCGGCGTCGGTTCGGTCGCAGTGGTTCGTGCGCTGGTCGCCGCGCCGGACCCCGAAGCGGCAGCGGTTAGACTCATGGGCTTCGTCGCTGACCCGGCAACCGCACGATGAAAAGATTTCAAAAGATTTGAGTGCGATCGGGACGGCCAAAAAAAGACGCTATAATTTAAGTCTTG
This region includes:
- the fdxA gene encoding ferredoxin FdxA, which gives rise to MTHVVSEACIRCKYTDCVDVCPVDCFREGPNMLVIDPDECIDCAVCIPECPVNAIYAEEDLPADQLAFIKLNAELAVADGWKSITKRKPALPDAEEWKDKTGKISELVR
- a CDS encoding NAD(P)/FAD-dependent oxidoreductase, coding for MEGQDRQDLGAGALSTTPAPIETDALIIGAGPVGLFQAFQLGLLEISSHIVDALPRAGGQCVELYGDKPIYDIPGRPKTTGRGLVESLLQQIAPFKPRFHLGEQVATLVRQADGRLLLTTHRGTAFLARTVFIAAGVGAFVPKRIAIDGIERLDGTKLFYHPDLDALGRFAGQTVVVNGGDDAAVDTALALAPIAKQVTLVHRRDVFQADDDATLATLRQRIAEGAIRLAIGQPCAFDDTGLTLVTQEAQNLVLPFDALIGCLGISPRLGPIANWGLELVRKQIPVDTEKYETRERGIFAVGDINTYPGKVKLIVCGFHEATLAAWGATAVVFPDKSIPLQYTTTSTRLHELLGVKH
- a CDS encoding phosphatase PAP2 family protein, producing the protein MALAESIAVGGSWLCVAVMGWVAWRHPAQRAYVMATLCAAAVASVLAHSPRTHACVMFTIALIFCMRPALRVAGIVLLAIGLVTGWARIYVGVHYPFDVVAGFLLAAALAGVFWLLLKFKERVIVPMIGRDDAKSASRHRPTIHPASPD
- a CDS encoding purine-cytosine permease family protein; this translates as MANTNSTEAPFGANEALTPLREAGRVFRWHDHMALWFSLGVGLLVMQVGAFLVPAVGTRDAALAIVLGSCIGAGLLAWTARIGCESGLASAGLMHATYGSAFARLPVILNIVQLIGWTTFEIVIMREGTQAIGKQAFGWSLDGAAGTVVTTLIWGAVLLALLAGSMVRLVRRFVSRFGLPLVILSLVWLSWQFAARLHAKGFEAFWSRPGDASMGMFGALDLVIAMPVSWLPLVADYARHGKRSTGGLGGAFSGTWLGYTVANIWCYALGVMVVSVAEPGTDMLAALLLAQGGLVALGLILVDELDNAYGDVYSGSVCSHSLFPQWSIRRWGLMLAAMCIALALVLPMHSLEPFLLLLSSVFVPLYGVILGRLGVGVSVSAIDARRVDILAAAIWIGGIAIYHACAAWAPQWGSALPTLAVTFVLAWITRPSTAGGTSALAQTRG
- the thiD gene encoding bifunctional hydroxymethylpyrimidine kinase/phosphomethylpyrimidine kinase, which produces MTHAFSRYARVLSIAGSDSGGGAGIQADLKTFAALGCYGMTAITALTAQNTLGVSGIHSVPPEFLKAQIQAVVEDIGVDAVKLGMLHAPEIVEVVAWAIDHYKLPNVVLDPVMVATSGDRLIAAETVQVLVRELFPRAAVVTPNLDEAALLIGHAIDGADALDDAASELLALGASAVLLKGGHLPGEDVVDLLAQANGDRLQLASARIASRNLHGTGCTLSSAIASHLALGYDLAQAVERSRNYVVAAIEAGADVKVGSGHGPLNHGFAPVPTFRLPSTGA
- a CDS encoding FAD-dependent oxidoreductase, with protein sequence MTSRTDFPFQSAAILGAGLMGRLLAVTLAQAGCRVDVYEAGDPEANGAAARVAAAMLAPLAESAVAPPSVVRMGHYALSRWPVLIASLHKPVFFQREGTLVLWHRQDASEAARLARVLAGTTDAVPELPAMQRLDAAAIDALEPALGRRFAQGLWLPDEGQLDNRELLAALLATLQAMPQVRLHWNSPRALDAFSPGEPGQPDRVIDCRGLGARPDWSTLRGVRGEVIRVHAPEVLLRRPTRLVHPRYPIYIAPKPGSVFVIGATEIESDDMSPASVRSTLELLSAAYAVHSGFAEARIIEITTQCRPTLPDNLPAIRQPRPGVMQINGLYRHGFMIAPAVLDVAVELLATGHSTLASRFELAPGLEEALR
- the thiS gene encoding sulfur carrier protein ThiS, which encodes MNILINDIPHTLPPQAKLADALRLVNATPPFAAAVNRQFVPRSSYESHALKTDDRIEVIRPVTGG
- a CDS encoding thiazole synthase, producing MTHPSDNDPLVLYGQRFQSRLLLGTARYPSPDVLEAAVRRAKPAMLTASLRRQTATPKGSGGDNGFWELLKRLDVPVLPNTAGCHSVQEAIATAQMARELFDTPWIKLELIGDDYTLQPDTLNLVDAASQLIRDGFQVLPYCTEDLVLCQRLVDVGCQAVMPWAAPIGTGRGPVNPYALQVLRERLDVPLLVDAGLGLPSHACQVMEWGYDGVLLNTAVALAQDPVAMAGAFADAVQAGRGAYRAGAMAAQESAQPSTPVLGTPFWHHASTQ
- a CDS encoding thiamine phosphate synthase, yielding MTAPNTPEAIARSIVAAHASRFGRTDFEAASFSSDDAVYRGAKQACARLGFIDVDAECLARAWRAQTVRTGSFDPGAWPEHPVDFGMRPFPPGARPDAFPSCPEKLGLYAVLPDAHWVGRIARAGVPTVQLRFKSNDADAIAREVNAAVLAVQGTGSLLFINDHWRAAIAARAYGLHLGQEDLDALTPEVLKTLRDSGIRLGVSTHGYAEMVRADAVSPSYIAMGAIYPTTLKQMATAPQGVARLAAYARLMRGYPQVGIGGVDAARMPEVLATGVGSVAVVRALVAAPDPEAAAVRLMGFVADPATAR